Part of the Mercenaria mercenaria strain notata chromosome 8, MADL_Memer_1, whole genome shotgun sequence genome is shown below.
CCGACTGGAGAGGGACCAAAAATGCATGATAAAACCTTGCACCTTGAGCTCACTGATAAAACCGCTACCGTCAAAGCCAAGGTGTACCATGGAATGAAAAATTGCAAAGGATCATCAAAAAGTCTAAAATCAATGTTGGACAATATTGTTCCTCATTACCGGAATAAACATGAAAACGGCCACCTAACCTACACATGTAGAATGGATCCGTATTATGTACCATCAAAGCTGATAATCAATGACTCTGTTGATGAAAGTATACTAAAGAAAGCGATCCAGAGTTTGCAGGTATAAAAATCACCAGAGGACTATGTGCATGGTATTGATACACATTACGTTGAATTCTTCAACAATGCATGCCGCATATTCCATGACAAGCGAATAGCATTTGGCAATGTGTAATATGAGCGTCGTAGTGCAATTGACATATTAGACTGCAGCGAAAATGTGGACAGGGAATTCACATGAAAACGTTAGAAACCCCACACGACAGACAGGATCAAAGAATCTAAAGGCAAAGACTTTCAAAATTTAAGGAAACTGTTTTGGGAAGAATAACTGACATTCTATATAGAAAGCGAATTCAATACAATAATTATACGAGAGGAATAATAACTTTTACTATTTtgaaatggaaataaaaacataatttttacgACATCTGAGAAAATtcagtgttaaaaatattaaacatcAGAACTATTAAATGCACATTACAAATAATCTACATGATATTCAAGCAGGGGATTTACAAGTTATGTTATGATttgagaaaatgttttgtttatgtgcATAACAATAAATCACGTACCCTAttcaatatttcatcaataacATGTAAGAATAGCACCTAAAATTTTAGATGatgaaaaaacattaaaaaataaacctGGCTGCTGATAAGTAAACTTTAAGACTGAATATAATCCTAAGTCTTGATTTGATCGTTTTAAgcgttttatcaaattttctgaaacttcttatttaatttacATGCTCTTCCTGATAGTTCTACCTATCAAATCATTGGTAAATAGTTTATCCCCAATTATACATGGATTATTGCGGGAATAACTTATCTCAATGTACAATAAATGTCATATACATTATTAttgtgtaacatcagaaaatgttttaactcTGGTATCAAATTCAGAATCACTattgaaactgaaatttagatatagtGTTATTTGTATCACTacacatattatatataaaacaagaaaaacaatttcagtatttaacatgaaaattggcatcataatgaaatgatatatcACTAAGCGTTTAACCATACATTTACATCTTTATGCATGTTAGCTTGTGTCATGAAGATGTACAGGTAAATGCAGGATTGGATAAATATTTATGTCATTTCTTtttctctagtactatgtctataacaatggattcaatatttaacaatataaatCACTAATGGAATTAATGTccatattatgataaaaaatgtcTGTAGAGGTCCAAATTTATTAAAGCCACCATATATTATACAATCAATCTATTATTCAATGAACTGATTTTGCAATATGACTATGTACAGTATAAAAATATCACTTTGTTACACTAAAGCGTATATTCATCATCATTAAGGTCATATCCTAACTTTATCAGAACCAAATGTTGTATAAAATCTCTATGCTGGTCAAGCAAAATATGTTACATGCATAAGTAACACTGCTGATAAGCCACTGCCTATATACCTGCCCATTCAATGACGGTAGTTGCCGCCGGTTTCTTGTGTTTAAAGGTAGAGCGAAAGAATATTAGTTTTGAAACCATAGAATTTCACTcaaaactaacatgatgatgaaaactttatttttgtcttttgaagaaataaaattattctaTCGCCGTATTCCTTTTCGCGTAAAATTTCATTACGCTACACCTACCCCAATATCACGGGATAGCGCAAAGGAgtatttttcttgtaaattcCCCTTTTTAGATAAACTCTTCTACTTCATTTTTCTtagtaaaaataaatcaaaatagctttcaaaattcTATTACCTTGTGCGATGTAATTGCAGTGTAGAAATCTGTTTTTAATATTTAGACTATGTTAAATGTAATCatgagaatgcgacaaaatcGGCACCCTTGTCCTTTGCTCTGAATAACATTACCCTTTGAATATATTTTGAGTCAGACACCTCGATTCTAAATAAAGTGCAAGCACGGAGAAACAGATTTTGTTATTAGGAGgatgttgctctgaaaaggttctGTTTCCAACATTTTGGCTATAGCTAGATAAAAAaccatcctttgcaaagaggtttttAGCTCTCCACTGACGTGTGTAAAGAAAGGGTTCCCTTGTTTTCATAGACATATAATAGAAACATATATACTATTTTTCCTAACATTTAGAAACCTTTCAATTATCACAAATACGTGTACATACTATGCCAAGACTGTTAAATACTccatgaaattaaaaagaaagaaaattgtttgttttggctttagCGTTGTTTTATATGTTACGACGGGCCGTTAACCTAACCAACAAGTAGCTTGCAACTTCACCACTGAAAAATTAACTATCTGACCAGAAAATACAAGACAAAATTCCGCCGTCAAAATGTGTTAACATTTGCGTGGAGCAGGTAATTATCCGGGTAAGCTTATGGTAATTAATCTTTAGTAAAATGTTAGAAGGCTGGATAATTAAGAAACTAAATAGTAGAACTGTATGACCTAATTATGCGAGtgcgtttgtgtgtgtgcgtgcgaaTTTAGTAGGTATATTAGGGAAAACATTAAGAAATAAagatacaaaaatacaaactaaCTTTTCTTTCGTGGAGGGGCGgctaatttatcaaaattaagaatatttgaacctgttgtataataattatctATGCTATTTTATGATAATGATGcttcatttctttttttcaagtgTGAAAACTGCGAACTATCTACACAATGGCATATGCATGAATTCTTCATTTCAGCAGTATATTACAATGGAAAACATATTTATTGGTGGTTTGAATAAGAAATGGGTGAAGAATAAACATTATCAaatggaaaatatatttaaagcgattTTCATAAACATGATCAGTATATTTTAGCGAAGTTGTCGTGATGGTGTATGTTATAAATTCTGCATTGGAATTATTTTGCACTAAATTCACCAGTTCTACGGTAATAAACacctcttttgaaaagaaaaccttCTGTTTAAAGAACCAAGATAAATATCACCAGTAACACACTAAAATGGTGCAACTGATAAGCTAAACATAATGGCTGAATTATAATGTCTCTTACatatctgcagacgtcgaattagaGTAGAAAATATACGCATATACTGAAAAATGTGAGTCGGTGATCCCCCAATTCTATTTGTCATTTAGACTCGGTTTGTATTTTAAACACCATATATGAAAagatatcaaaaatttaattcagggatatTTTAATGAGTCGAGAGTGCAGCTAAACACTTGATCAACTTCAAGTAGAAAACGGCGAATTTCTTCCGATTTTTCCAATATATATTTGCCGGTGTAAAGCAATGATTTTATATCAGCATACAGTAAAAATTAATTATCCTCGAATAGTATAAACGTTTAGAAAATTGATTGGCTTGTGCCGTTTCAGTATCCGTTagagttgccaaggatacgccgcgacatcattttcaaaaacttgctTTGATGGTCAACTTCGACCCGTGTACACAAACTGGTTGGCTCTACTGGTGAAAAATAAACTGCATTGTTTGAAATATACACTTGCCAAATCGCAAGATGCTACACTAGAGCCCGCAACGTGTCGCGTTTTACCTCAAATAGCACATGAAATTAGCAATACAGATGCAATATAACTAATGTGAAGTCTTGTTACATGTAACTAGCAATAAGCATTATTAAAGCAACCCGGCTAATTATTACATGAAAAGTCCAAGTAGTATTATATTCATATGTAAATATGAAGCTTGGCAGCactaaattgttttgaaatcgtATACACTTCAACAAGCATCTCTTTATAATCGTCATAAACACTTAAGTAAGCATCATGGAAGTACTTCTCCGAATGACAAGTCGCCATCGGCGTTATATCTATCCAAACAGTCGTGACTGCCTTGTTCTTTGCATGCTAAAATAGATTAGTTGTGTAGTTAAGTTTGGCATTTGCAACTCCACCTCCAGTATACCTCCAGTGTTCAGCATGTTGATATAACTCTCTGCCGTATCTATTTCGAATGGATAGACCAGGATTTCTAGGAACATTAACCCATTGTCCATCAAACAATATTTTCGTAGGTGCTAAACCGGCTTTTATAAGGATATCACTGTCCAAGACAGGGTTTCCTAAAAAATCACCGTAGAAACCTTGGTAGTTTGAGACAAAACTTTTTCTCTGACTTTTATTATTGCAACAAGACGATAAAAAGCTATTAACATTTAAGTCCGCTGTCTTTTCGAAAGCCATTTGAAGCTGCTTGCATTTCGAACAATTTGTCACTAAAAAACTTATATCAAAGTCAAATTCCCAAGGGAGAACTTTTCCAAATTTAACAGCACCTAACGAAGTGCCTTCTTGTAGTTCGCATATGACACCGGTTTCCTCGCAAATTCGCATTATATTCTTTATACCATTACTTATTTTCTGCAAAGCACACGGCGACAGTGATTGTGAGGGCCTACTTGAAGTTGTCTGCTTCTCACAACCTCGGGTAACTGTAAGTCCTTCCggtgttttaactttaaatagaTCCCATTTTTGTGCAAACTTTATCCAGTTTGAATCTGAAATTTCAGTTccattattaacataaaacattgCGTCCGGGCACACAATCGTTTCTTTTCCCCTTTGAAACAGTCGGAGAAACCAGTCTTCATATAATCCATTGTTTTCGTATAACTCtcgaaataaattttgtttcaagtaACTGGTAGTTGTAACAAAAGGTCCCTGTATATAATCACAGAACACACATTCGTGGAAAGACTCGTCATaaccttcaaaatattttaaggaaAAATTTCGATAAACAGACTGAAAACAACCCTTTTTCCAATGTCCATTGGAATCACGAAATGAGCCTCCTGCAGCAATCACATTCAAACTTTCTATTTCTCTAATCAGTCGTTCAAGTCTAGAATCATTTGTTATAAGATGTATATTCCTTGCAACTAAAACATACGGTGTTTTCACCtttttaatcattttgtttaGAGCTTCTCCCTCTGATTTATCATTTGACGGAATTATATCTACCAAGGGATATTTTAATTTCTGATCATTTGGAAACTTAGCATTATGTCATATATAGACGAAATAAATTGATCAAGTTCAAACCCCTTAGATTCTTCATCATTaggttttacaaaaatatatttaattacagTTACAAGACTGGAAACAGATACGCCATAATCGCAGCTGTCGATCTCAAATCCAGAACTACCACCTTGGAAAGTTTCTGAACAAACATGTGATGGTTTCATGTTAAACCTTTCAAACACTTTCTCTGAGTCCACATTTATGTctataagtatattttttatgATAGATACAGCCTCGAGTAAATATTCCGATGTTTTCGATCCTCTGACGTGTTTTTGTGCGCTGTAGATGACTTTTGCCAGAATTGTAATCTTTTCTTCCGTGCCTTTTTCTGCGAGCTCATCAATGTTAATATGCAGAGGACGTCTATTGGACCGGCTGCTATCAAGGTTATCTGCTAAAAGACAATTAACTTTTACAATTCAAACCGTAATATGTAATAAATGAACACAGGGTTTTGTGCATatcacatttttatttgaaagcACCTCGGCACATGTGGACAAAAGTATCTCTATCTCCCGTATTCGTTATCAAAGAAAAAATCCCTATGACCAGAGAAAACTGGTGTGAAACAGGATTAAAATTCTGACATGTTCAAGTATGATTGTGAAGGTTTTAATTCGTCTgggtgcctccgtggccgaatggttaaggtcgctgactttaaatcacttgccctacATCGACGTAggttagagcctcactcggggggttgaattcttcaagtCGAGAAGCTATTTAGCTGGCTtattgaaggtcggtggttttaccagggtgcccgcccttgatgaaataatgcacggtgggtCACCTAGGGTCTTCCGCCGCCgccaaagctggaatgtcgccacatgacctatactTAGTTGGTaagcccaacaaaataaaatt
Proteins encoded:
- the LOC128559083 gene encoding uncharacterized protein LOC128559083 translates to MIKKVKTPYVLVARNIHLITNDSRLERLIREIESLNVIAAGGSFRDSNGHWKKGCFQSVYRNFSLKYFEGYDESFHECVFCDYIQGPFVTTTSYLKQNLFRELYENNGLYEDWFLRLFQRGKETIVCPDAMFYVNNGTEISDSNWIKFAQKWDLFKVKTPEGLTVTRGCEKQTTSSRPSQSLSPCALQKISNGIKNIMRICEETGVICELQEGTSLGAVKFGKVLPWEFDFDISFLVTNCSKCKQLQMAFEKTADLNVNSFLSSCCNNKSQRKSFVSNYQGFYGDFLGNPVLDSDILIKAGLAPTKILFDGQWVNVPRNPGLSIRNRYGRELYQHAEHWRYTGGGVANAKLNYTTNLF